A single genomic interval of Bradyrhizobium japonicum USDA 6 harbors:
- the exbB gene encoding tonB-system energizer ExbB — MKIMSFQASLAAALMLAAAWLVSPVSAQTQTQPAAPAQATAQPAAASPAPAPAAAPAAPAAKADTAAIAPAMKELSPWVMFMSADVIVKAVMIGLAFASLMTWTVLIAKSIELSVASGKLRSALKKISEARSLAEAQMALGAKQGILPSFLAAALREARMSAGLSSDAGIKERAASSFSEIVRAEARRIRVGMGVLATIGSTSPFVGLFGTVWGIMNSFIGISKSQTTNLAVVAPGIAEALLATAIGLVAAIPAVIIYNHFSRMTKSYLELVSRASGAAARLLSRDLDRSHGSAHSRAAE, encoded by the coding sequence AAGCCTTGCCGCCGCCTTGATGCTGGCGGCCGCCTGGCTCGTATCCCCTGTTTCTGCCCAGACACAGACCCAGCCGGCGGCACCGGCACAGGCGACCGCTCAGCCGGCCGCGGCCAGCCCGGCTCCGGCTCCGGCTGCCGCTCCGGCGGCGCCCGCGGCGAAGGCCGACACGGCCGCTATCGCGCCGGCCATGAAGGAGCTGTCCCCCTGGGTGATGTTCATGTCGGCGGACGTCATCGTGAAGGCGGTAATGATCGGGCTCGCCTTTGCATCGCTGATGACCTGGACCGTCCTGATTGCCAAGTCGATCGAGCTGTCGGTCGCATCCGGAAAGCTTCGTTCGGCGTTGAAGAAGATCTCGGAGGCGCGCTCGCTCGCGGAAGCGCAGATGGCGCTCGGCGCCAAGCAGGGCATTCTGCCGTCCTTCCTGGCGGCAGCGCTGCGTGAGGCGCGGATGTCGGCCGGCCTGTCCAGCGATGCCGGCATCAAGGAGCGCGCGGCCTCGAGCTTTTCCGAAATCGTGCGCGCGGAGGCGCGGCGCATCCGCGTCGGCATGGGTGTGCTCGCGACCATCGGCTCCACGTCGCCCTTCGTCGGCCTGTTCGGCACGGTCTGGGGCATCATGAACAGCTTCATCGGCATCTCGAAGTCGCAGACCACGAACCTCGCCGTCGTCGCACCCGGCATCGCCGAGGCGCTGCTCGCGACCGCGATCGGCCTGGTCGCCGCCATTCCCGCCGTCATCATCTACAACCACTTCTCGCGCATGACGAAAAGCTATCTCGAGCTCGTCAGCCGTGCCTCGGGCGCGGCGGCGCGGCTGCTCTCGCGCGATCTCGACCGCAGCCACGGCAGCGCGCATTCGCGCGCGGCGGAGTGA